Genomic DNA from Salvia miltiorrhiza cultivar Shanhuang (shh) chromosome 1, IMPLAD_Smil_shh, whole genome shotgun sequence:
GCACATAATTTTTCAATCGAActcctaataattaattaacttataattaattaattattgatatatatatatatatatatatataggggcgcgctccagtgagaccccctatttttcgtgtaacatgagtacaatgaataagacatgtaatactaatgaacaaaacgtatatctaatgaacaagatgtatatactgatgaaaaataaaatttaaaaaattcgtaatgaatagacatatatactgatgaacagggccgtatatactgatgaacaatgcagtatatactgatgaataacaaaatttaaaatattatgctccctccaggattcgaatcctgcgaaaaaaatcaccctccagatacaatatcaaccataggattgataaaataaacgcaccagatcgtgccctagatctcactaaaattaggggtcTCATTAGAgcggcccctatatatatatatatatatatatatatatatacttagttCCAACTTAATCTTGATTTTGCATTTGGATTATTCTTTGCTACAGGTGACCTTTGTTGACTTTGAGCCATCGCCTATATCTCTCATTTAATCTTTTATAtatctagaatatgtcttcccGTTTAAGATATGGCATTAACTGCATTTGGCCACTAATCCAATTCAACATCTTAATGAAGTAAAAAGAGAGACATTAATTTTTTCCTCAAACGAAAAGGATAGATTATTTGGTGAAATTTTTCTTAAGTTTATCTCTTCCGACTGCCGACTGTCAATATCATAAAAGGAGAGTCTTGTATCACACCGTATACTAATTCAAAATCCACTTTAAACATTAGTAATAATGTAATATCACAAATATGCGTGAGAATTTATATTGAAACGATTTAATTATTGTCTCGTGAATAAAAagtaattgaattaattatcTCCTTATACATACGTTGGTCGAGCTGTCCAAATATGCTATGTGTAGCGAAAAAACGTGTATGAAATTGGGTGTATTTAACACTATTTAAAATAGGTAttatagaaaaattaaaattctcttAGTTGAATAGTTGGACGTTGCGGtccactcatatatatatatatagggagaggttcaaaaaagaaccataaataaaaaaagaacggagaaccattttcagccattcgattatcaagatctacggtggatgtatcatcttgttggatgaatgcagatcctgggttcgaatcctgaagggagcaatttttttttaatttttgagtgcattaattttaacaacgaatgcattaatttttacactAATGGTAAAAAATAGGACACAATTGCATATATATGTTATTATtaggttttattattattattattattattattattattattattattattattattattattattattattattattattattattattattattatttattgaattatttttaattttaaatttgtgaaggatatttttaaataaaaatgatagaatttatatactttttaaattttggcTACAATCTATATTTACTTAGTAAAATGGTTATTTTCTATGATTgatacttagttttattttcctATACATGTgatgcataaattaaattagtcaTTCTTCGGTTCATAGGTttcgtttattttttttaggcgGATTCAATATTACTTTCTCTCTGAATTCTTAAAGTTTTTCCATATGTATAAACTGGATCATCGGAATAATATAAGTACTTTTAAAACTCAAAATCAATCAAAAGCCACTAAAATTCATGTCCGAGCTAAATATATAATTGTAAATGGGTACAaatattagatttgatggttctcacgttctcacaaataatgtagttctctctagaaccacaccctatatatatatatatattattaagacacttataattattcttattatatATAGTATTCAGTATAATACTTACAAATATCTTGTTAGAATATGTGGGTTTATTTGGTTCAACTCTTCATGTCAATATTcaagataataaaaaattaaacaaagtgatgaagaaaaaaaatcgaaaatttgtAGAATTTGGCAAGTAGAAAATGATGAATCTTCAAACCACGTCAATTACGTGTTGGACGATTCTGTATTTTCCATTTTACTACATTATTGTCCAATCTCATTATACGTACCATGAAATCtttttattcaaattaattagatGAGTCATTATTTtctcatataaaataataaaaataggaaTAAGCTAATATTCACCAGGCACAAGTGTGCATATTATAATATTCACTGTGACATGGTAAATGCGtcgtgtttatttatttatttaatttttgtctAGAGAATTATAGAAAATGTGACGTATTAGAAAATGATAAACACGTCGTGTTACGCATGCAACTTTTAAATTCTataggagcttattttgtcaaacactttgaagaagTTTATAAGTTCATAAAGTTTATAAGCTGATCAGCCAAACACCGTTTAAGTCTAATAACTTTAAGTTGGATATAGAGTGCatgttttaaattaaaaaagtagacctttcatatatatttaatgaaaatgatatttttaccCATTAACAATAgaaagtttttaatttaattttttcttcttcttaaaaatataattgataATGATTTTCTATTTCTTTCTACGACGACTCAAATTCCAAATTTATTGATTGAAGAAAAAATGTCTTACGTAccaattaaattatgaattctTAATTTAGTTGGACAAgtgagctttttttttttttttttgaagttacaagaggtatctgaaTACAATCATTAATGTAACTCGTACGCAGAtgggacctcaacaccacacAACGGTGGGAAAACATCATCGGCATCATTGCACGCAGGTGAGCCGCACGAAAGCGAGAACGCCCTGCGTGTGGGACCAACAAACAATCAAACAAACAATATGACATCACCACCTTAAAGTGGGAAAACATCGCCGCCAAGCGGgatcgaacccaagacctctcacaaaggagagtctttgggtgcctcagttttgccactagagcaaggcCTCATCGGCGACAAGTGAGCTTTCTTGACTTCAATTTTCCTTCACTTTCCTTTTTTATGTATgtaatacattaattatatgAGGACAAAATAccagaaaattcaaaatattgcaCCTTATTTTCTTATCATGCATGTATAATTCACACTAAAAAATCGGAGAAATTTAGAAAAAGGAGCAAAAGATGTATGCGTAATATAGTGCGTATAGTACTTTAATCGATAATATAAGTACTGTGAATAGGCgaaagtacccacttttataacttGTCTTACAAAAGTACCCACCCAAGCCAAAGTCCAAAAAGTCAAAGCCgacatgcttggttttttggAAAACCAGACCTGACATGCTTCGGTTTTTGTAAAATGTCTAACTCACGTCAATTTCAGAAGTTAAAAATGTGATGAAGAGACAATAATTgcccaactcacgtcactttcacaatCTAATGTATACTGtatgtttgaaaatttataaaaaaattagcttacgtttgcgttataaaaacattagtaagaggactaaaaatttcactattatgtatattatgaaacaaaaaaatattcagAAACCAATGaaacaattagccgccggaaattcatagccgtgaacagtagccggcggtccaaaatatacacggctactggtcagcggctatgaacttccggcggctaattactccatttgtttcataatatttttttgttgcataatatacataatagtaaatttttgagccctcttagtaatattatattataacacgaataccttaatttagagtttttatttaaatttttaattttattttttttatattacaagaagtatgcattgatgtcaaatatgagagatactgaatctgcaaaaaattggattatagtggggtaaaaatactcactttatgcatgatttgattgaacacaaaataatacagtaaacacataaaataataggctatttttgaagaaaacacttgaaactcctgaaatgtaaacaaaaaaatatttgagctctaaaaataaattagccGCCGAAAATTCATAGCCGCTGCCCAGTAGCCGCCGGTCCAAAATATACACGGCTACTTGGCAGCGGCTATGAACTTCCGGCGGCTAGTTACTCCATTTGTTTCGTAATATtgttttgttgcataatatacataatagtgaatttttgagccctcttagtaatattatattataacacgaataccttaatttagagtttttatttaaatttttatttttattttttttatattaaaagaagtatacattgatgtgaaatatgagagataccGAATCTGcaaaaaaattggattatagtggggtaataatactcactttatgtatgatttgattgaacacaaaataatacagtaaacacataaaataataggctatttttgaagaaaacactTGAAACTCCTGAAATGTAAACAAAAAGATATTTGAGCCCTACAAAACAATTAGCCGCCAGACATTGAAAGCCGGTCGTACTAGCCGTGATAAATTTTTCACACACGGCTAGTGACGCCGGCTACGATTTTGTGGCGGCTACTATTTTTTGTTGGGACaataaaatcattttgaagTAATACAtatggttgtaaaattttttaccttgttatgaatgtttgaaAGTAACATATGTATCCCTTTTTTgtgtatttctatttatttgttaatgtttTAGTCAAAAAAGTACATGTCCACATGAAATACGAGATAAGGTGACTGCACAAATTTGGATTGTAATGAGGCTTTAATGCTCACTTTCTGCATGCATTTGATTGCAcattgaataatagattgaagtgTACTGAATGAATGAACAatacatttcacgtgaatttgtacAAAGGACTCTAATATTAGTCTATAATAGggctgcatttgtgaatgagAAAACATAAATCCAAATACTCGTAGAAAGAGCATTCagttaaaaaattgagaaattgaaaccCTCAAGATTTGAGAAGTGGTTTCTCATTTAAGTTGGTGCAACTGGTGTTCAAAATCTACTTGAAGAGGTGATTTTCTCATATATTGTTTGTGTAATTAATAGTTTGAatgttttatgttatatttatgagaatttttaaagtgtttatgcatattttaatactacattttatgtgtttttatagatggaattcgttagatacatatatgtgagatacaacggacTCGTCGATGGTATACACTATGTTGGTGGGGCTACAGAGGTCCTTCCCCTCGTCAACGAAACTATTGAGAGCCTGATGTGCAGCGTCAACAATATTATGAGGACGCATTCGTTGAGCTCGAGCtaccaattgtattatttggcgaccaatctaTTTGGTAGGGAGACGAAATGTGGCTTGGCCACAGACGATGACGTGGAAGCCTTGTTGGCAACTGCCGActatcccatggtgtacgttgagcactACAACGGTCCGATTGTAGAAGAAGCACAATGCAGCACTTTTAATTTTGCTGATCCTTCGGGACACGTAGATGAAGCACAATGCAGTCAGTATGAGACGCCGTATTATCATCATACGTCGTTTCATGGTGTCCAGAGCTCGCCTCCACGACAATATTTTACATGGGATGGACAACCGCTAGACGAATCTACATGGAATCAAACCGAAAGGCTTAATGAAGTATGTGGGAGATTGAACGATGTGCGGACAGATGATGAACCTGAGGACGAAGCTGAAGGCTCGGTTGCATCAGGAGACGATGATGATTCTGATGACGAAGAATTTGACCCTGCGCTCGAGGTGGGCACTGCTTCTGatgcctctgaggatttattagacgacGATCTAATCGATTTCACGGAgaccgagcgagcaggttggatccgacaaagtacaACACGTGACGGAGATCCGACAGCCGAGACCGGTgatctaactaattggttagttcccttgattccagtggacgcctCGGCTTCGCTggttgctcgcgagagtgaccCTTCTAGAGTTGATGATCTGCAGAAGAATTCTTTTTACAACAGCAAAGACGACCTGATCATTGCTGTTGGTTTGTGGAACATGAAGCGAGGCACTGAGACAAAAGTTGTCCGCTCAGATCCGGGACGAGTCTATTTCTCGTGCAAGCACTCTGACAACTGCAATTTCGATCTTCGTGCGTCTAGTCACGGCCGAGGGATGTGGAGAGTGCATAAGTTGAAAGAGCATTCATGCGAAGGGGACTTGCGCACAGCTAAAAAAATCAAGGCGCACTCGAAGGTGGTGGCAGCGTTTGTGGCAAACAGAATACGCGATGATggagaggtcattaagccgaaatcCATCATGGCTGAGTTAGTACGCGATTTcggcatcaaaatcaaatatgatgtcgcgctgcgtgcaagaaatctcgGGATGGATATGATATACGGTCGAGTTGATGATTCGTTCCTCCTGCTCCCAAGATATCTGTATGCCCTGAAGGAAGCGAATCCTGGCACCGTATATGATTTGGACGTAGATGTAGACTGCCGGTTCAAACATTTGTTTGTTGCTCTGTGGGCTTCCATCTCACCTTTCTACTTTCACCTTCGACCAGTGATTGTGGTTGACGGCACACACCTGAAGGGCAAAAATAGTGGCATTTTGTTTGTCGCCGTGACAAAAGACGGAAACGAGGCAGTTTTTCCCTTGGCGATCGGTGTCGgtccgatcgagaatgatgagtcgTGGAAGTGGTTTATGTCACATCTGAGAGGTGCTTGCGGCGAGCCCGATAACTTACTTATTGTATctgatgcgcatgtctccatcgctaatgctgtgaagagcgagtttccaaatgctactcacggtATTTGCTACTACCACTTGTTGAACAAGATGAAGGGTTACGGGCCCGGTGTTGCTGAGCTTTTCCGCCAAGCTGCATACGCCTACGAGCAATCAGATTACACGCGTGCAATGTCAGCCATGGCTGCTCTGAAGCCAAAGGCGTACGAGAAGTTGTTGCGCGTAGGCCCGgagaagtgggcacgatcacaaTGTCCTGTGTCCCGTTACAGTTTCCTTACATCCAATGCCGCCGAGAGTTTTAATGCACGTTTGCTGTGGGCTAGGCGTCTTCCAATCTGCTCGATGTTGGAGGCAGTCAGATTAGTTGTCGAGCAGTGGTTCAACGACAGGCTTGCGGCCGCACAAGAAAGCGATGAAAATCTGACTCCGGAGGCAAAACAGAAGCTCAGTGCAGAACTTGTAAAAAGTCGTCGTTACACAGCCAAGAGGACCACCGAGAGAAAATACAGGGTTCGTGCTAGTGGTCGCCATTATATGGTTGACCTTCAAAAGCAGAGCTGTGAATGCAACGAATTCAACGAGGACCAGATgccgtgttctcatgcgatTGCAGCCATTACGTATGTCATTTCTATTCATGACCTCAACACAAGTTAAACATATAAACAGTCCATAAATGACACGTAATTTCAATTAGAagttaaatttaaaacaaatactgaGCTTTTACCCCACTAAACTGCTGCCATAAACGCTCCATCTCTTCCTGAGAATATCCAGCCTCGGCCAGAATCGGCAGCGAAGAACGAGGCAGCTCGAATGGGTGTGCTGAGCTCGAGGGCTGCTCAGTGTACGAGTAGCGTGGCCCCAGATATGGGGTCAACTGTAGGCCAGCCCCAAAAGTCGTGGGCACACCAAAACCAGTATGCGGGCCCGGTGGGGTTTGATAATCATCACTGCCGGAGTGACCCGCGTCCCTAGCAGGAGACTCGTGTGCAGGGGACCTCTGCTGTGATGGCGCATCCTTCGTCTCGGGCTCCGTCTCGGGCTCGGGCTCTCGTCGCCTGTCCGATTGAGGTCTTGGAGCAGGCATGGGCTGACGTACATCGGTGCTATGCGAGCATCGGCAACGCATACACCCAAAGGTCTCCTCTGCCCAATTCTTCAGCCTCGTGAATAGGCTTTCCTCCACACGCCTCGCCACCCGGCCCTCACTCTCGCGCACCATCTGCTCCATGCGCTGCCACTCCTGCTCGCTCAAACCAGAAGGCCCATGAGCAGCACTGCTCTCTCCCCCGTATCTGGGCCTCCTGTGACTCTGTGACCTCCGGCCGGAAGTCACGGGGCGATCGCCGCCGCCAGTCTGATCCCGCTGGCCACTGCTCGACGAGGACGAAACCACCTGTGGTCTCTGCCGCTTTCCCCGATCTGCGCGCCTCGAACTGCGACGTCGGGGTTCCATCTGAATAGATGCCTCAAAGCGGTCCCCACCACTCACATCCGGTCGAGGATTCCTCTGGCCGAAGACGCCCGGACCTGGAAACTGGACATCTCCTTCATTCGCGACCGATAGCCACCAATGCGTCGACGCCTCCCGCTGTTCGGGCTGCAACTCATAAAGCCCGTTCTcctacaataaaaaatatatgtacatgATGATTAATATTCATAACATCAAATATAATTAACTAATAAACACTTCAATTATTACCGGTGACTCAAATAGGGGCTGCAAATCTTCTTTGATTTTACTCAAGAAGCTCCACCTCTTGAATCTAGGTAATATCCCGGCATTATGTATAGCGACGGCTCTGCCCAAGCCGGGAACAACCTCAAGACCCCAAGTATATAGAGCCCAAGAAGGCCCATAGAAGTGGTACTTCCATTCTTTCGACATCTTCTTCATCCTGTAGTTCAAGCGATTATATGCCGCTGCACCCCAAGGAAATGTGGAGAACTCCGACAAGTCCTCCACCAAAGCCCACGTCCAGATCTCCACGGGTCGTGGCAAATCCACGCCCAAAACaaatgcgtgtagcaccaacaGGTGGGCCACACGCAGTGCTACCGAGCCGTCGGGGTCGACAATCTCCGTCcactgatcaaaaaaaatgtTTGCCAACTCCTGAACTGACAAGCGCTGCCCGCCACAAACTCGTGTGTAGGCTACATTGCTTTGCAAATTGTGGGAGGCTGATGGATCGAAACGATGTGGCCCAAATGGCAATCCGGTCACAATAGCGAAAGCGGCGTGATCAAGGCAAACCTTCTTGCCGTTGATGTAGAACCACATCACATCGTCACTATCCAGCAAATGACGAGAGACAATATGGTGCAATGCCATGTTGCACCTGTTGCCCGGATCCCAATCCAACAAATGTCCAAAGCAACCCTGCCTGAACGTAGTCTCCAGTGCGTCGCCCCCTATTTCCCTCAGTCGCTCGGGTACCAGGGACAAATAACTGGTCTTGTAGTAAGAACTGATCTGCGTCCCGGGGCGAtttattgttttgggcctccGATAACCGATCTATTCAATAtcaaaaatatatcaattaaaaagccaaaatataattaattaagaaaaataacacaaaatttaataataacataagtaattcaaccaaatagaattattattattattaataattcacgaaaataattatGTACATGTAGAGGATCTTCTCGTTAGTTTCAATTTATGCACTACCCAATTCAATTCTTTggttgtgtattttatttaaattattgaaatgattttaaaattaaactaaatcaatttatatactaagtaattcacaaataacataactaattcaaccaaaatgactacaacaaaataacataagtaattcacgaaaataattaattattttcgtcccaacaaaataattaaacataatgACTACAACCAAAATGAATATAcaaccaataattaattattttcgtccCAACATAAGTAAATTCCATcccaataattaaacaaaatgacTACAACAAAATAACTACAACCAAAATGACTACAACAAAATAACTACCCAATTCACGAACCCAATTCACGAACACAAGTAATTCGAATTAAACAAATTCACCAAAATAATTCACGAACCCAATTCACGAATTTAAAATCAACGAAATAGGATACTTActtgatttgaagaagaagccatggtgTATGCCTTCGGACGTTGAAAAAATCGTGAATGCTCTCCTTGAAGTTCAAAAAAAATGATTCTCATTCAAACATGgacaaacaagaaaacaaagcaaaaaaaaaaaaaaaatcattccaATTTACCTTCGGTTTGGAATGCTCTCCTCTTTCTCAAAAATTTACCCGATgctctttctcctctctctctctttctcggctgcctctctctctcactctctctcaaaaaataaactGATGCCGTGAATTCAAAATGGAATGCGGCTAGGTTAAAAGTTCTAATTCTTATACATGTAAATGGGTTTCTTGGTCAAACAAGCCTTAAATTGCCTTGTGAATTTGAGATACAGCCGTGTATATCCCCCCAATAAAGCTTCCGCGATTCTCGCCTATCTGtatagccgtatgaattgtccaatcaccctttaagcttataataaaaaaaaaataggttttcgtgtataaatagaagaaatagtagtaaattaagggtaaaaaatacgaatattatataaaatgatatgaaaaattattttaaagacatTTAATAACTTACCCGCCACAAACGTGTAGCCTTCCGCTTTAGCCGTGAGTAGTTTCTTACCCACGGCTACGGCAGCCGGCTACATATTTCTGGCGGGTAATTGGTGTTATGGTGTATTATGTTtcattgattcataatatatgattttgtaatttttttatccatcatttgctattattttatgtgttacaatattaattcatattccaatcaaataaactaaataaatttagacttattgagtttattttgtcaatctccttctcgtgaatttactgcaaagaagaaatagaccctataaagc
This window encodes:
- the LOC131011158 gene encoding uncharacterized protein LOC131011158 — encoded protein: MRTHSLSSSYQLYYLATNLFGRETKCGLATDDDVEALLATADYPMVYVEHYNGPIVEEAQCSTFNFADPSGHVDEAQCSQYETPYYHHTSFHGVQSSPPRQYFTWDGQPLDESTWNQTERLNEVCGRLNDVRTDDEPEDEAEGSVASGDDDDSDDEEFDPALEVGTASDASEDLLDDDLIDFTETERAGWIRQSTTRDGDPTAETGDLTNWLVPLIPVDASASLVARESDPSRVDDLQKNSFYNSKDDLIIAVGLWNMKRGTETKVVRSDPGRVYFSCKHSDNCNFDLRASSHGRGMWRVHKLKEHSCEGDLRTAKKIKAHSKVVAAFVANRIRDDGEVIKPKSIMAELVRDFGIKIKYDVALRARNLGMDMIYGRVDDSFLLLPRYLYALKEANPGTVYDLDVDVDCRFKHLFVALWASISPFYFHLRPVIVVDGTHLKGKNSGILFVAVTKDGNEAVFPLAIGVGPIENDESWKWFMSHLRGACGEPDNLLIMKGYGPGVAELFRQAAYAYEQSDYTRAMSAMAALKPKAYEKLLRVGPEKWARSQCPVSRYSFLTSNAAESFNARLLWARRLPICSMLEAVRLVVEQWFNDRLAAAQESDENLTPEAKQKLSAELVKSRRYTAKRTTERKYRVRASGRHYMVDLQKQSCECNEFNEDQMPCSHAIAAITYVISIHDLNTS